A DNA window from Chthonomonas sp. contains the following coding sequences:
- a CDS encoding BON domain-containing protein, with protein MKKTLTIACIFLSSLGMIACNDTAQGMAEDTKENVAAVEKAGEKAAENVGEAAADVSATSLTARIKTALIANPITNEDGLLINVESDADKVTLEGHVMTEKQKMTAGDLAMEVLKDTKSSHTFQNNLVIKK; from the coding sequence ATGAAGAAAACTCTGACCATAGCGTGCATCTTTCTCTCGTCGCTGGGCATGATCGCCTGTAACGACACCGCCCAAGGCATGGCCGAGGACACCAAGGAAAATGTCGCGGCCGTGGAAAAAGCCGGCGAAAAGGCCGCCGAAAATGTGGGCGAAGCCGCCGCCGATGTCTCGGCAACCAGCCTGACGGCGCGTATCAAAACGGCGCTGATCGCGAACCCAATCACCAACGAAGATGGCCTGCTCATCAATGTGGAATCCGATGCCGACAAGGTGACCCTGGAGGGTCACGTGATGACCGAAAAGCAGAAGATGACGGCCGGCGACCTGGCCATGGAAGTGCTGAAAGACACGAAGTCTTCGCACACGTTCCAAAACAACCTGGTCATCAAGAAGTAA
- a CDS encoding response regulator transcription factor: MKVLLVEDEPTIVETVSLKLRREGYTVFSCPTAEEGMRIHRQVKPDLLLLDAMLPQRSGFELCRAIRKESQVPIIFLTARASDSDRVTGLEMGADDYITKPFNLAELAARVKAVLRRTNSDKPVDAVESGNLRLDPSRHEAMMDGKPLDLSPKEFQLLYFLMRYPGQVFGRDTLLDRVWGQDAFVSPRTVDVHVRWLRQRIEPDAANPVRIITIRGVGYRFTA, translated from the coding sequence ATGAAAGTCCTGCTCGTAGAAGACGAACCCACCATCGTAGAAACCGTGTCCCTGAAGCTTCGCCGCGAAGGGTACACGGTTTTTTCGTGCCCGACCGCCGAGGAAGGCATGCGGATTCATCGCCAGGTGAAACCCGACTTGCTGCTGCTGGATGCCATGCTTCCGCAGCGCAGCGGCTTTGAACTGTGCCGCGCCATCCGCAAAGAGAGCCAGGTGCCGATCATTTTTCTCACCGCGCGGGCCAGCGATTCCGACCGCGTGACGGGCCTGGAAATGGGCGCCGACGACTATATCACCAAGCCATTTAATCTGGCCGAGCTCGCGGCCCGCGTGAAGGCCGTGCTGCGGCGCACGAATTCGGACAAGCCCGTGGACGCCGTCGAAAGCGGCAACCTGCGCCTGGATCCGAGCCGACACGAGGCCATGATGGATGGCAAGCCGCTGGACCTTTCGCCGAAGGAGTTTCAGCTGCTCTACTTTCTAATGCGCTATCCCGGCCAGGTGTTTGGTCGCGACACGCTTCTCGACCGCGTGTGGGGTCAGGACGCCTTTGTGAGTCCGCGAACCGTGGACGTGCACGTGCGGTGGTTGCGGCAACGCATCGAGCCGGATGCCGCCAATCCGGTGCGGATCATTACGATTCGTGGCGTCGGCTACCGATTTACCGCCTAA
- a CDS encoding metallophosphoesterase, with protein MNRREFLVASAAIPALAQATPTLAAPKRALRIAHLTDIHVQPERKAQQGLEACLAHAQSLKDKPNLVMTGGDLVMDSLGADPARLKQQWDIFTSVFRQNCSLPVEHCLGNHDVWGWNDIGKYGNEPKFGKAYAQDRLELAQPYRSFDRAGWHFVVLDSTHRKTEGNGYTARLDDEQFAWLADDLAKTPKTTPIFVLSHIPILAVCSMFDGENEKTGNWVIPGAWMHIDARRIKDLFAKHPNVKLCVSGHEHLHDQILYNGVTYVCAGAVCGGWWGGDYYECTYGYSVIDLFRDGTFRHEYMKYGWKTQA; from the coding sequence ATGAATCGTCGCGAATTCCTTGTCGCCTCGGCCGCCATCCCCGCCCTTGCCCAGGCCACGCCGACCTTGGCCGCGCCCAAGCGAGCGTTGCGTATTGCGCACCTGACGGATATTCATGTGCAGCCCGAACGCAAGGCGCAACAGGGTTTGGAGGCGTGTTTGGCGCACGCGCAATCGCTCAAGGACAAGCCAAACTTGGTGATGACCGGCGGCGATTTGGTGATGGACAGCCTGGGCGCGGACCCCGCCCGCCTGAAGCAGCAGTGGGATATTTTCACCTCGGTGTTTCGGCAAAATTGTAGCCTGCCGGTGGAGCACTGCCTGGGCAACCACGATGTGTGGGGCTGGAACGACATTGGCAAATATGGCAACGAGCCCAAGTTTGGCAAGGCCTACGCGCAAGACCGTCTGGAACTCGCCCAGCCCTATCGCAGTTTCGACCGCGCGGGATGGCATTTTGTGGTGCTCGACAGCACTCACCGCAAGACCGAGGGCAATGGCTACACCGCGCGGTTGGACGACGAGCAGTTTGCCTGGCTAGCCGACGACCTCGCCAAAACCCCGAAGACGACGCCGATTTTCGTGCTCAGCCACATCCCAATTTTGGCGGTGTGCAGCATGTTCGATGGTGAGAACGAAAAGACCGGCAACTGGGTGATCCCCGGCGCTTGGATGCATATTGACGCGCGCCGCATTAAGGACCTCTTCGCCAAGCATCCGAACGTGAAACTGTGCGTGAGCGGCCACGAGCACCTGCACGACCAGATTCTTTACAACGGCGTGACCTATGTGTGCGCGGGCGCGGTTTGCGGCGGCTGGTGGGGCGGCGACTACTACGAATGCACCTACGGCTACTCGGTGATCGACCTGTTCCGGGACGGCACGTTCCGGCACGAGTACATGAAGTACGGCTGGAAAACGCAGGCCTGA